The following DNA comes from Burkholderia sp. HI2500.
GCCGGCGAAATGGCGTTCCTCGCGCGGCACCGGCAGCGCGTGACGGTCGAGGTCACGCCGCATCACCTGAGCCTGCACGCGCCCGATTGCTACGAGCGGCTCGGCACGTTCGCGCAGATGAATCCGCCGGTGCGCGAGCGGCATCATCAGGACGCGCTGTGGCAGGCCGTTCGCGATGGCGTGGTCGACGTGATCGGCAGCGATCACGCGCCGCATACGCGCGACGAAAAACGCCGGCCCTATCCGCAGTCGCCGAGCGGGATGACCGGCGTGCAGACGCTGCTGCCGTTGATGCTCGATCACGTGCAAGCGGGCCGCCTGAGCCTCGCGCGGCTGGTCGACCTGACAAGTGCCGGGCCGGCGCGCATCTTCGGCATCGCGGGGAAAGGGCGGATCGCGGCGGGCTACGACGCCGATTTCAGCATCGTCGACTTGCGTGCGCGTCGCATCATCCGGGACGAATGGATTGCGAGCGTGAGCGGCTGGACGCCCTATGACGGGTGCACGGTGACGGGCTGGCCCGTGCACACGGTCGTGCGCGGGCAGGCCGTCGTGCGTGACGGTGCGTTGAACGGGGCCCCGGCAGGGCAGGCCGTGACGTTTCTGGATGCGGCGGGTTAGCCGCGCATTACGCCGGCAACGCGTCCGCCAGCGCCCGCATTGCCTCCACCGTCTCCGGGTTCGCCGGAAAGAACGCCTCGATCGCGAGTTCCGACAGCGTCACGTCGACCGGCGTGCCGAACACCGTCGTCGTGCTGAAGAACGTCAGTTCGCCGGCCGCCGTGCGCAGCCGCAGCGGCACGGCGATCTCCGCGAAGTCGGTGCGCGCGTGCGTGTCGTCGGGCTGGCCGGCCGGCGCCGGATACGCGGCGAGTTCGTCACGCAGCGTGTGCAGCGTGCGGTCGCCGCTCGCATCGATCTGCCGCTGCAGCCGATGCAGGATGTGCGCGCGCCATTCGTGCCAGTTGACGATCTGCGACGCGAGCCCGTCCGGATGCAGGCTCAGTCGCAGCACGTTGACGGGCGGCTGCAGCAACGCCGGGTCGGCCTGCGCGACCAGCGCACCGAGCATCCGGTTCGCCGCGAGCAGCGTCCAGTGGCGGTCCACGGCGAGCGCCGGATAGGGCTCGTGGCCGCGCAGCACGGCTTCGACCGCATGGCGCGCGGCATCCAGTTGCGGATCCGAAAACGGCCGTTCGCGGAACAGCGGCGCGAAGCCGGCCGCGACGAGCAGCGCATTGCGCTCGCGCAGCGGCACGTCGAGACGCTCGGCGAGATGCAGCACCATCTCGCGGCTCGGCTGCGCGCGACCCGATTCGACGAAGCTGAGGTGGCGCGCGGAGACGTCCGCGTCGAGCGCAAGCGCCATCTGGCTCAGGCGCCGGCGTTGCCGCCACGTGCGCAGCAGCGGGCCGATGCCGGATGCGCGGCCGGCGGACGGGGAGGGCGAATGGAGGGCGGCGGTCGGGTTCATGTGGCAGATGATAGGCAATCCCGCGCAGCTTGGGCATTACCTCGGACGTAAGCATCGCGCCGTTCCCCGGGCGTGTCACCGCGCTGCGTTACCATAGCCCCCGTGCCAACTGAGAGACGATGCCGGACCCGCGATTGAAAACGCCTGGGCCGGTGCCGTGCATATTTACGACAAGGCATTCCAGGGGAATCCAACAATGAAAAAACTTGCCGTCCGGCTCGCCTGCGTGGCGACGCTTGCATTCGCCGCGACCACCAGCCACGCGCAGACCGAAGCTGCACAGGTGGAAATGAGGGCCGCCGCCGCGGCCGCCAACGACGCGGTCGTGAAGGGCCCGACCGACATCGACGTGAAACACGAAGCCGTGCTGAAGCTGAAAGCCGGCGAATCGTTCGTGCCGGCTGCCGAAGCCGGCCGCTACCTGCGTTCGATGGGCAACTCGATCGACGAATCCAAGCTGGTCGGCCTCGTGCTGCCCGACGATCCCGATGCCGACTGGATCTCGGTCGTGTCGTTCGAGCCGAGCGGCTATATCCGCGACGACGACGCGAAGGACTGGAAGCCCGACGAGTTGCTGAAGAGCCTGCAGTCCGGCACCGAGGAAGACAACCCGGGGCGCAAGGAGCGCGGCCTTCCGGAGACCGAGGTGGTCGGCTGGGCGAAGGCGCCCGCGTACGACGCGGCCACGCACCGGCTCGTGTGGTCGGCGATCATCCGCGACAAGGGCGCGGCCCCGAACGCCGAGAACGACGGCGTGAACTACCGGACGCTCGTGCTCGGCCGTGACGGCTACCTGTCGCTGACGATGGCGTCGACGCTTGCCGACCTGCCGAAATACAAGGCGTCGGCCGACGAGCTGCTGTCGAACATCCGCTTCAACGACGGCAAGCGCTACGCCGATTTCAACAAGTTGACCGACCACGTCGCCGAGTATGGCCTCGCGGCGCTGATCGTCGGCGTCGGCGCGAAGAAGCTCGGCCTGCTCGCGCTGATCGGCGCGTTCGCGGTGAAGTTCTTCAAGATCGGCGCGGTCGCGCTGCTGGCCGGCGGTGCGGCACTGAAGCGCTTCTTCGGGCGCAAGCCGAAGGCGGCCGCGGTGCCGGCCGTCGCCGAGGCATCCAGCGTATCCGATGCGTCCGGCACGGAGCGCAAGGAATGACGAAGCTGTTGCTGCTGATCTTCGGCGGCCTCAAGCTCGGCAAGGTGCTCATGTCGGCGGGCACCATGCTGGCGTCGATCGCGGTCTACGCGCTGTTCTACGGCTGGCGGTTCGCCGCCGGTTTCGTGGCGCTGCTGCTGGTGCACGAGGCCGGCCACTACATCGCCGCGCAGCGGCGCGGGCTCGACGTCGGGCTGCCGACCTTCATCCCGTTCGTCGGCGCGTGGATCCAGCTGAAGGAGATGCCGCACGACGCGGAAACCGAAGCGTACGTCGGGCTCGCCGGGCCGTTCGTCGGCACGCTCGGCGCGCTGGCCTGCTACGCGGCCGCGCGCCACACCGACAGCAACCTGCTGCTCGCGCTGTCGTATACGGGCTTCTTCCTGAACCTGTTCAACATGATTCCGCTGTCGCCGTTCGACGGCGGCCGGATCACCGCG
Coding sequences within:
- a CDS encoding DUF2167 domain-containing protein: MKKLAVRLACVATLAFAATTSHAQTEAAQVEMRAAAAAANDAVVKGPTDIDVKHEAVLKLKAGESFVPAAEAGRYLRSMGNSIDESKLVGLVLPDDPDADWISVVSFEPSGYIRDDDAKDWKPDELLKSLQSGTEEDNPGRKERGLPETEVVGWAKAPAYDAATHRLVWSAIIRDKGAAPNAENDGVNYRTLVLGRDGYLSLTMASTLADLPKYKASADELLSNIRFNDGKRYADFNKLTDHVAEYGLAALIVGVGAKKLGLLALIGAFAVKFFKIGAVALLAGGAALKRFFGRKPKAAAVPAVAEASSVSDASGTERKE
- a CDS encoding helix-turn-helix domain-containing protein; protein product: MNPTAALHSPSPSAGRASGIGPLLRTWRQRRRLSQMALALDADVSARHLSFVESGRAQPSREMVLHLAERLDVPLRERNALLVAAGFAPLFRERPFSDPQLDAARHAVEAVLRGHEPYPALAVDRHWTLLAANRMLGALVAQADPALLQPPVNVLRLSLHPDGLASQIVNWHEWRAHILHRLQRQIDASGDRTLHTLRDELAAYPAPAGQPDDTHARTDFAEIAVPLRLRTAAGELTFFSTTTVFGTPVDVTLSELAIEAFFPANPETVEAMRALADALPA
- a CDS encoding site-2 protease family protein, with the translated sequence MTKLLLLIFGGLKLGKVLMSAGTMLASIAVYALFYGWRFAAGFVALLLVHEAGHYIAAQRRGLDVGLPTFIPFVGAWIQLKEMPHDAETEAYVGLAGPFVGTLGALACYAAARHTDSNLLLALSYTGFFLNLFNMIPLSPFDGGRITAVLSPRIWFAGVPVLIALFVYRPSPLLIVMAILALPQLKRAWRYDPDAPENRVYYATSIETKTTYALCYVGLLAFLALMTSGVHDMLRAAHSSI